The nucleotide sequence CTATCACCATCTTTCAATGTTCCTTCATTCCTTCCAGTCACATCATCACAGCAAGTAGAGCAATTTGATTTCTCTTCTGTACAGCCTCATCATGTTCAACTTACCGCATGTTCATCCGTTGATGGGTTTTCGCagtatcataatccaaatgattcAGTTGCACCTCTTATGGGAGCTCCCTTATCATTACCATCTGTTTTTGAAGAGGATTGCATTACTTCTGTACCTTCTTATGTTCCTTTGAACCCTTCTTCTCCTTCTTGCAATTATCTTGGTCCTGCCGGTATGGCGGCATACATGCCTAATGGTTCTCTTACCACTGCTTTGTCTACTGATAGTTCTGGTTTGTTTGGTGGAAATATGGTTTTTGGTTCTGAAATTCAGACACAAGAACTTGATTATCAAGGAGATAATGGTAGAATTTATTGTCCTGATCCTATTCAGAGGGTGTTTAACCCTCCTGACCTTCAGGTATTGGCAATTTCTAAACTACTTGGTTAATTTCTTCATCGTTACTTTCCGTTGACAATacaaatcatattaaaaatgtCCATTTTccgtaattattttttatgaatgatgCATGTTAAGTTTTCTCTTTCAAGTCTAAAGTTTCTAACTATAAGGTTGTTAATCTTAACTATATCAAGCAATGTTTTTTAAAACTGGACTGAACCGGTCGATTCAATCAGTTGAACTGAGAATCGACCAGTTTGGCAGTTGGTTTAGTCCCATTTGTAGTCCGATTGAACGTAATTGAATCACAAATTCAATTATGGTTTGAACTGTTTGTACCGATTGAACAATGACCGAAAGTTTCACCAGATCTCCAATCCGATTttcaaaacatttattttaaagcTTTGCAAGAGACAATATTTTTGCAAAAGGTCATGGTCCAGTGGTCCACAAATATGTAAAAAGCTTATGCCTCATAGAATATATGCCAATATCCATCAAAACAGTAGCTAGCAATAGCATATCATACCCTTTATAATCAGTCTCACCTACAAAAAAAAGTAGCATAGTATATTGGCCAGTAGCAGGAAGGAATCACAACTTTTttccaataaaatttgatagtaAAACAGTATTATTATCAGAAATGTCCTACTTCATATGGATGGTTCTTTTTGTATTTCCCTTTCCAGAATCTGAATCCGAAGATAAGaatactaatttatttttcaggCACTTAATCCTGAGAATCAACAACTAGTAGCTGGTGCTGGTAGTTCTGCCACTCTGACACCAGAAATCTCAAACTTGGAAGACTCCACTTTCAAGGTTGGAAAACTTTCTGTTGAACAAAGGAAAGAAAAGATTCACAGATAcatgaagaaaagaaatgaaagaaacTTCAGCAAGAAAATTAAGGTACTATACTACTTCAAAAACAACCACATGCATAATCAAACAGAACTGAAAATCTTATCATGTTACATATAAATTTGCAAGCTATAATTACTTGCATATCAAGCCACTTCTCTTACTGCATATTTTGAAGTTCATCTAATGATGATGCAACCAAATATGCAGTATGCATGCCGCAAAACTCTGGCTGATAGCAGACCTCGAGTTAGAGGAAGATTTGCAAAgaatgatgattttggagatACAAATAGAACTGCTAGTGGCaatcatgaagaagaagatgaagaagaggtaTAAGATTAATCTCAAACAACATTCAATTATTAAACACATACCAAAACACTTTACAAGTTCATATTTAACTTGGCTAATGcgctgtttggataaacaacttaattaagcacttatatatgtataataaaAGATACATTTATGTTATAAGCGCTCGAgattgaactatttgaacttatctacttATTTGATTGGAATAATTTTTAAT is from Medicago truncatula cultivar Jemalong A17 chromosome 1, MtrunA17r5.0-ANR, whole genome shotgun sequence and encodes:
- the LOC25484362 gene encoding myosin-G heavy chain; protein product: MLEDLFDQPLPSNLKADQHQQDHQHQQQQQHQQQLSIDEISSPLSARIFELCNTELFPEALQNSEVTSSSNCCYEENSSYATNILDVENKFNNSNSNNTVVTTPTSTNNNINNNNSNNSNNLSVIFDSQEEIDNDISASIDFSLSPSFNVPSFLPVTSSQQVEQFDFSSVQPHHVQLTACSSVDGFSQYHNPNDSVAPLMGAPLSLPSVFEEDCITSVPSYVPLNPSSPSCNYLGPAGMAAYMPNGSLTTALSTDSSGLFGGNMVFGSEIQTQELDYQGDNGRIYCPDPIQRVFNPPDLQALNPENQQLVAGAGSSATLTPEISNLEDSTFKVGKLSVEQRKEKIHRYMKKRNERNFSKKIKYACRKTLADSRPRVRGRFAKNDDFGDTNRTASGNHEEEDEEEVVVKEEDDMVDSSDIFAHISGVNSFKCNYSIQSWI